The Burkholderia ambifaria AMMD genome contains the following window.
GCCGTTTGCGCGGTTAACTACTGGACCGTGCAGGACATCGTGTCGGCCTATTGCCTGACGCAGGCCGAGTGCGTGAAATACCTGCTGATGCTCGACCGGATGAACGTGATCGCGCTGCTGCCGGGCGACCGGATTCGCGTGCGCGTCGCCCGCGATTTCGACTGGCTGCCGGGCGGGCCGATCCGCCGTTATTTCCATGCACACGTGCTCGACGACTTTCTCGGCAGCCGTTTCGACGGCCCGGGCGAGACGATGACGTTCTCGCAAGGGATGCTGACCGACGCGGCCGCCGCGGAACTCGAGCAGGAGCTGCGGCGGCTCGGCGCCAAGGCGGCGGCGCTGCACGCGGAGTCGTCGTCCGCGCCGCTCGGGCAGAAGCGCGGCACGGGCCTGCTGATCGCCAAGCGGATCTGGGAGCCGACCGGCTTCCACGCGCTGCGGCGCCATGCGTGACGCCGCGCCGAATGCTTGGGCCTTTCCGGAAAGTTATGCAAAATGGCACAACGTCATCCCTTGCATAACCGCCCGTTATGAACAACCGTATCGCCGACGGCCGCGTCAAATTCCGGCACCTGCAGTGTTTTCTCGCGGTCGCGCAGCTGGGCGGCGTGCAGAAGGCGGCCGAAAGCCTGTCGATCACGCAGCCGGCCGTGTCGAAGACGATCGCCGAACTGGAGTCGATCCTCGGCGTGAAGCTGTTCGAGCGCGGGCGGCACGGCGCGCAGCCGACCCGCGAAGCGCAGCTGTTCCTCCCCCATGCGAACGCGTGCGTGCTGGCGCTGCGGCAGGGCGTCGGGCTGCTTGCGCGCGAGGGCGGAGCGGCCGCGGCGACGCTCGAGATCGGCATGCTGCCGACCGTCGCGGCATCGCTCGCGCCCGCGCTGATGAAGGCGCTGGCCGCACGCTGGCCGCGCATCGTCGTGAGGATCGCGACGGCCGCGAACGCCGAGTTGCTGGAGCGGCTGAAGGCGGGCGCGATCGAATGCGCGATCGGGCGCCTGTCGGAGCCGGAGCGAATGATCGGGCTCGCGTTCGAACAGCTGTACAACGAGCCGCTCGTCGCGGTCGTGCGCGCCGGGCATCCGCTGCTGGCCAGCGCCGCACCGGCCGCCGAACTCGCGCGCTATCCGGTCGTGTTGCCGCCGTTCGGCACGCTGATCCGCCAGTCGGCCGAGCAGCTGCTCGGCGCATGCGGTGCGCCGCCGCTGGATTCGTTCATCGAGGTGCTGTCGGTGTCGGTCGCCCGCGCGCTCACGCTCGAGAACGACGCGGTCTGGTTCGTGCCGCTCTATGCGGCCGAATATGACCTGTCGGCCGGTGCGCTCGCGCGCCTGGCGCTGCCGTCCGCGGGCACCGACGAGCCGGTCGGGCTCGTGCTGCGCACCGATGCGCAACCGTCGCCCGTCGCGCGGACGCTGATCGACGCCGTGCGCGAAATCGCTCGCGCCCGGTTCGGCAATGCGCGAGCGCATCGCGCGCCGCCCGGCGCACGCAAGCCGGCTCGCCGCACACGTTGAGCGCCGCGCAGGGCCGCGCCAGGCGGCACTCGGCCGCCGTTCCTTGCCCCTCATTCGTTAGCCGTTCGGTCAGTAGCGGGCTTCGTCGTGCTTGGCATATCGTATCGTTTTTGATACGCTTGATGGCACGACGATGGCGAGACAGCAGATTCAGATCACGCTCGGCGTGCGGTTCTTCCGCACGGCGCGCGGCAACGAGCCGGTGCGCGAATGGCTCAAGGCGCTCGGGCACATCGAGCGCAGGATGATCGGCGAAGAGATCAAGACCGTTCAACTGGGCTGGCCGCTCGGCATGCCGCTGGTCCGGAAGATGTCGAAGGATCTGTGGGAAATCCGCGTGATATTGCCGAGGCGAAGCGCGCGCGTGCTGTTTACGGTCGTCGGCGACACGATGGTGCTGCTGCACGCGTTCTTCAAGCAGTCGCAGGCCACGCCGTCCGACGATCTCGACGTGACCGTCGCGCGGCTGAAAGCGCTCACGCACGCCATCTGAATTTCCCGGTTGCGCCGGAACGCACCGTCTTCGACGGTCGGGCCGCCGGCAACGCCATGCACTGGAGTACCCATGACCACCACGAACAATCCGCATATCGGCAGCGATTTCGATACCTTCCTCGAGGAGGACGGCAATCTCGAAGCGGCCACCGCCACCGCGATCAAGCGCGTGATCGCCTGGCAGATCGGGCAGGAAATGAAGGCGCAGCACATCACGAAAACCGCGATGGCCGCGCGGATGAAAACCAGCCGCGCCGCGCTCAACCGTCTGCTCGACGAAACCGACACGAGTCTTACGCTGGCGACGCTCGCGAGCGCGGCCACCGCGCTCGGCAAACGGCTCAGCTTCGAGTTGGTGCCCGCCTGACGCGTGCCCGGTGAACCGGCGGGCAGCCGATTTCCGATGGAGGCTCACGCTGTTTTCCGGTGGTCCCATGGAGGGAGCGGCGGCTTACCGGTTCGCGGTGTCGTTCAATTCCGCTGTCGTGGTGCAAATTGATTGGATTGAAGGCTCAAATTGCTCCAGCACAGCGCACCCTCCCGTGGTTATTCAAACCACTATAGAAAATCGCTGTTACCCGACATACCTAATGCGCCTTCAGCGCGATCCCGGCGTCGGGTTGCGATATCCGAGGACGCTTGCCTATTGGGCGATGTCCAAGCACGGTCGATTGTGTGTTAGTCGGGGCGACTGACGTTCGAATTTCTTGGATTTTCAGACTCTTTCTAGTGAAGCGCTAAAGGAATTCGGACCCGTTCTATTTTTACCAATTGTTGTTTTTCATACACTCGAAAAGATCTGCAATGTGACGTGCAATTGTGCTCAGTAAGACAAACGTTTGCGCTCGACTCAACTGCAGTGGATGCGCGAATAAAGGAAAACGATGAGCAACTGCAGTCGGCACAGTCGAACGGATGGGGGCATGTCACGAGAGCCCAACCTCAAGGTCGGGCGTCCTCGGTACGCTGCGCGCAATGCGCTAAAGGCAATTTCCAGCTTTCTTGCGATCATATCGGCTACGCATGCCAACGCGTCGAGTCTGGCGAATCTCGCCGGCGAGGCGCTCGCGCAAGATGCCACGTTCAGGAGCGCCGAAGCTGCGTGGCGTGCAGGGATCGAAAGAGCGCCTCAAGGGCGGGCGGGACTGCTGCCGCAAGTTGGCATCCAGCAGGTCATCTATCGCAATGGCGTGCGGATTCCAGGGCAAACCATTCCCGGCTATTCGACCAACGGTTTCACCCTGACGCTGAACCAGCCTCTCTTCAACTGGGCCGCGTGGGAAAACTGGCAGCAAGGCCAACTCCTGGCGATGGATGCCGATCTTGCGTTGGCGCAAGCGAAGCAGGACTTGCTCCTTCGCGTTGCTCAGGCCTATCTGGCCGCACTGAATGCACAGGACGATCTCGCGCTCGCCGTCGGCCACCGCAAGGCCGTCGCGGAACAACTGGCGCTCGCGAAGCGCCGCTTCGCGCTGGGTGATGCGACCATCGTGGATACGAACGAGGCATTGGCCGGTTTTGATGCTGCGCGAGCCGATGAAGTCGCCGCGCAAACGCAGCGCGATACCAGCTACGCGGCGCTCCAGAAGATTGTCGGTCATCCTGTCGACAGGGTAGACGGATGGCGTGACGATGCGCATCTGCCGCCCGTGGCGACCGCAGACCTGCAACAGTGGATGGACACGGCTGCCACTGCGGATTACGGAGTGCGTCGAAAAATGATCGCGATCCAGCTCGCCAGCCGCGAGCGAAGCAAGGCACGCGCCGGTGACTATCCCACTGTCTCGCTGGTCGGCAACGCCAGCAACGGCAATGCGGCGTTTATCAATGGACAGACGAACTTCTACACCGGCGCAAGCCGTGGCAGCTCCGGCTACGTTGGCATCCAGATCTCGTTGCCTCTGACCGACGGCCTGATGACCCGCAGCAAAATTCGCGAAGCGCTCGCGCTGGAGGACAAGGCTCGCGAAGATCTGGAAGACGCCCAGCGCAGCGCCCGGCTCACGGCCCACGACGCGTATTTGGGCGTCACGCGAGGACTGGCGCAGACCGATGCGCTGGCGAGCGCGGTGCGGTCCGCCACGATCGCGTTGCGGTCGAATCAGACCGGCTACCGGGTCGGCGTTCGTGTGAACGCTGATGTGCTTGACGCAGGCGATAAGCTCTACCGGGCCCAGCGCGATTTCGCGCGCGCCCGTACGGAAACGCTCGCCCAAGCGCTGAAGCTGAAAGCGAGCACCGCCGACCTGGGCGAAGCCGACCTTGCGGCACTCGATACGATGATGGTCGAGCACACGCCCGCCCGCATCCCGAGCTCCGGCGCATCGGGAGGACACTGATGTATCAACTCATCAGGCGCCATCTGGTGATCGCTGCCGCGTTCGGTATCGCATCAAATTTGCTGCTGCTGACGCCGACCATCTACCTGCTGCAGGTCTACGACCGCGTGCTACCGAGCCAGAGTATTCAAACGCTGCTGATGTTGATGGCCTTCATGGCGATCACACTTGGGATGAATATCTGCGTCGATATTGCCCGCAGCCGGATCTTGTCGGACCTGGGCGTGCGAATCGGCAACCGGCTCGAGCGACTCGCGTTGCAGGCGCAGATTTCCGCTCACGCCTATCGGCTGCCGTCGCGCGCGCTCGCGAGTCAGGGTGACATCAATACGCTGCGGGCGTTTCTCGCAGGGTCGGGCGTGATTGCGTTTTTCGACGCGCCTTGGCTGGTGGTCTACGTAGTCGTCATCGGCCTCTTTCATTGGTCTTTGGCGCTGATTGCGGTTCTCAGCGCACTGCTGTTGGTGAGTGTCGCGCTGGTCAACGACCGACTCACGCGCAAGGGCATCGAGTCTTACCTTGCGCGGCAGCGGGAGGGGGATGCGTTCTACCAGCACCTCATCCGCAATGCCGAAGTCATGACCGTGCTCGGCATGACGGAAAACCTGGTGGGTGCCTGGGATGTACGCAAGCGCGACTACATCGCCGCGCAGCGTGACGTGTCGGATCGCAGCGCGTTTTATCGCGACTTGACCAAGGGGCTGCGGCAGGCGATCCAGGTGATCATGATGGCGGCCGGTGCATGGCTGGTGATTTCGGGCCATGCGACGCCGGGCGTGATGCTGGCCACGACCATCCTGCTCGGCAAGGCGTTGGCGCCGATCGAACAGTTGATTGGCAACTGGAGGCAGGCCGGCGAGTTGCGCGAAGCATGGCCTCGTCTGGAGGCACTGCTGGCCAGTCAGACCGAGGCCGAACCGATCGCGTTGCCACCGCCCACCGGCGAAATTCGGGTCGAGCAGATCGCGTTCAGCGTGCCGTCGCGAACGCCCGGCCTGGGACGGCTATTGCTGCGCGGTATCAATTTCACGCTGGCCGCGGGCCAGACGCTGGTGATCACGGGGCCGAGCGCATCCGGCAAGTCGACGTTGCTGCGGGTCATCGCGGGGTTGTGGCGACCGCAGGCAGGTGCGGTGCGGCTGGACGGCGCCGACATGGCGCAGTGGCCCCGATCTTCCCTGGGCCGGTATCTCGGGTACGTGCCGCAGGACGTCGAGCTGTTCGCAGGCACCGTCGCTGAAAACATCGCCCGGACCGCGAAGCCGCTCCCGCTCGATTCGGCCGCGATCGTGCGCGCGGCGAAGCGAGCGGAGGTTCACGAGATGATCTTGAATCTTCCCGATGGATACGAGACGCTGATCGGTGACGCGGGAGAGCTGTTGTCCGGGGGCCAGCGTCAGCGCATCGCCCTCGCGCGTGCCTTGTACGGCGAGCCAGCCGTGCTGCTGCTGGACGAGCCCAATGCGAGCCTCGACACGATGGGGGAAGCCGCGCTCGAACGCGTGCTGCGCCATCTGAAAGCCGATGGAATGACCGTCATCGCGGTCACCCACCGGCCGTCTCTGCTCGCACTGGCTGACCGGATATTGCGGCTGAAAGATGGCCAAATGGAACGGCTTGACATGCCACCTGGACCGGAGCAAGTCGATAGCGATTCGTGCACAGCGAATGGGCAAACCGACGACACCAGTGGCTTACCGCAGGGAATCGATTTCTCCGCGTTGCAGGCAAGCCGGTCTTCGTTGCAGGCCGCCCGGGTGCCAACGCTTGGTCCGGCGATGGAAGGCAACCGATGAGAACATCCATGCCGTTACATCGTGTGAGCCAACGTCTGAAACGCTGGTGGCCCGCTTCCGTGGCATCCGACGGCAGCGTGCTGCCGTTGCCGCGCCGCTTGATCGGCGCCAGCGTCGGCGGTCTCGTCGTCGGTCTGGGTTTGATGTGGGTGGGGGCTGCGCTCGCGCCGATTTCTGGCGCCGTCGTCGCAGAGGGCTCGGTGCGCACCGAAGGCGAACGCAAAACAGTGCAGCACCTGGAGGGCGGGATCGTGAAGCAAATCCTGGTCCGGGATGGCGATCGTGTGAAGGCGGGCCAAGTGCTGGTTGTGCTGGACAACGTCAGTCCGGCGGCCGAATTATCGGCGTTGCAGGCGCAATTCGATGCGGAGCAGGCAAAGATTGCGCGTCTTTCCGCCGAACGCGAACTGAAGGAAACGCTGGCGTTCCCGGCCGCGCTCGAGAAACAGCGCGACGATCCGCGCGTTGCCGAGTTGCTGGCACGCGAGTCTTCGCTGTTCATCGCGCGCCGGCGTGCGTTCGCCGACCAGAGCACGATGCTGCGCACCGAACTGGCGCAGACCCGCCAGGAAATCGCGATCAGTTCGCAGTTGATTCAGACGATGAACCGCAGCTACGACATGGCGCGCCAGCAGCGGCGGACCAACGAAACGTTGCAACAGGAAGGTTTCGTTGCTGAAACGAAGGTGCTCGATTTGCGGCGGGCCGAGGCTGATGCACTGTCGCGCGTCCAGTCAGGTGCCGCCGATCTGAGCCGCGCGAAACAGCGGCAGACTGATCTCGAACTCCGTATTGCCGGGCTACGTCATGACTATGTGAAGGCGGCTGACGACCAGCTTAAGGAAGCGACCACACGCGCGATCCAGATTGGTGAGCGGCTACGCCCAGCTCGCGATCAGTCTGCCCGTACCCGCGTGACGGCACCGGTGGCAGGCGTGATCGTTGGCTTGAAGGTGCACACGATCGGCGCAGTAATCGCGCCTCGCGAGCCGATCGTTGATGTTGTCCCCGAAGGGGCGCCGTT
Protein-coding sequences here:
- a CDS encoding type I secretion system permease/ATPase, with protein sequence MYQLIRRHLVIAAAFGIASNLLLLTPTIYLLQVYDRVLPSQSIQTLLMLMAFMAITLGMNICVDIARSRILSDLGVRIGNRLERLALQAQISAHAYRLPSRALASQGDINTLRAFLAGSGVIAFFDAPWLVVYVVVIGLFHWSLALIAVLSALLLVSVALVNDRLTRKGIESYLARQREGDAFYQHLIRNAEVMTVLGMTENLVGAWDVRKRDYIAAQRDVSDRSAFYRDLTKGLRQAIQVIMMAAGAWLVISGHATPGVMLATTILLGKALAPIEQLIGNWRQAGELREAWPRLEALLASQTEAEPIALPPPTGEIRVEQIAFSVPSRTPGLGRLLLRGINFTLAAGQTLVITGPSASGKSTLLRVIAGLWRPQAGAVRLDGADMAQWPRSSLGRYLGYVPQDVELFAGTVAENIARTAKPLPLDSAAIVRAAKRAEVHEMILNLPDGYETLIGDAGELLSGGQRQRIALARALYGEPAVLLLDEPNASLDTMGEAALERVLRHLKADGMTVIAVTHRPSLLALADRILRLKDGQMERLDMPPGPEQVDSDSCTANGQTDDTSGLPQGIDFSALQASRSSLQAARVPTLGPAMEGNR
- the pcaQ gene encoding pca operon transcription factor PcaQ, encoding MNNRIADGRVKFRHLQCFLAVAQLGGVQKAAESLSITQPAVSKTIAELESILGVKLFERGRHGAQPTREAQLFLPHANACVLALRQGVGLLAREGGAAAATLEIGMLPTVAASLAPALMKALAARWPRIVVRIATAANAELLERLKAGAIECAIGRLSEPERMIGLAFEQLYNEPLVAVVRAGHPLLASAAPAAELARYPVVLPPFGTLIRQSAEQLLGACGAPPLDSFIEVLSVSVARALTLENDAVWFVPLYAAEYDLSAGALARLALPSAGTDEPVGLVLRTDAQPSPVARTLIDAVREIARARFGNARAHRAPPGARKPARRTR
- a CDS encoding helix-turn-helix domain-containing protein, with translation MTETAQLIETLKRQLKAQGMTYRDVARALDVSETSVKRLFASGRFTLERVAEIAQLLGYTLAELVQEASASAPRLRVLTEQQEALLVSDEKLLLVAVCAVNYWTVQDIVSAYCLTQAECVKYLLMLDRMNVIALLPGDRIRVRVARDFDWLPGGPIRRYFHAHVLDDFLGSRFDGPGETMTFSQGMLTDAAAAELEQELRRLGAKAAALHAESSSAPLGQKRGTGLLIAKRIWEPTGFHALRRHA
- a CDS encoding type II toxin-antitoxin system RelE/ParE family toxin; its protein translation is MARQQIQITLGVRFFRTARGNEPVREWLKALGHIERRMIGEEIKTVQLGWPLGMPLVRKMSKDLWEIRVILPRRSARVLFTVVGDTMVLLHAFFKQSQATPSDDLDVTVARLKALTHAI
- a CDS encoding HlyD family type I secretion periplasmic adaptor subunit, which translates into the protein MPLHRVSQRLKRWWPASVASDGSVLPLPRRLIGASVGGLVVGLGLMWVGAALAPISGAVVAEGSVRTEGERKTVQHLEGGIVKQILVRDGDRVKAGQVLVVLDNVSPAAELSALQAQFDAEQAKIARLSAERELKETLAFPAALEKQRDDPRVAELLARESSLFIARRRAFADQSTMLRTELAQTRQEIAISSQLIQTMNRSYDMARQQRRTNETLQQEGFVAETKVLDLRRAEADALSRVQSGAADLSRAKQRQTDLELRIAGLRHDYVKAADDQLKEATTRAIQIGERLRPARDQSARTRVTAPVAGVIVGLKVHTIGAVIAPREPIVDVVPEGAPLIVEANIRPDDVREIAPGSHADVRLTAYNSRTTPMLDGKVTYISADALTDSDKRTRFYVVRVEVPAQALERANRLAKEPVALGPGLRTEVYIRTHARSAFDYLLEPVRDGIRKSMRD
- a CDS encoding TolC family outer membrane protein; its protein translation is MSREPNLKVGRPRYAARNALKAISSFLAIISATHANASSLANLAGEALAQDATFRSAEAAWRAGIERAPQGRAGLLPQVGIQQVIYRNGVRIPGQTIPGYSTNGFTLTLNQPLFNWAAWENWQQGQLLAMDADLALAQAKQDLLLRVAQAYLAALNAQDDLALAVGHRKAVAEQLALAKRRFALGDATIVDTNEALAGFDAARADEVAAQTQRDTSYAALQKIVGHPVDRVDGWRDDAHLPPVATADLQQWMDTAATADYGVRRKMIAIQLASRERSKARAGDYPTVSLVGNASNGNAAFINGQTNFYTGASRGSSGYVGIQISLPLTDGLMTRSKIREALALEDKAREDLEDAQRSARLTAHDAYLGVTRGLAQTDALASAVRSATIALRSNQTGYRVGVRVNADVLDAGDKLYRAQRDFARARTETLAQALKLKASTADLGEADLAALDTMMVEHTPARIPSSGASGGH
- a CDS encoding XRE family transcriptional regulator, which produces MTTTNNPHIGSDFDTFLEEDGNLEAATATAIKRVIAWQIGQEMKAQHITKTAMAARMKTSRAALNRLLDETDTSLTLATLASAATALGKRLSFELVPA